A single genomic interval of Microbacterium sp. LWO14-1.2 harbors:
- the rplW gene encoding 50S ribosomal protein L23: MSEQASVLQTALNKDPRDIILKPVVSEKSYGLIDEGKYTFLVDPRASKTEIKLAIEKIFGVKVAGVNTLNRVGKARRTRFGTGKRKDTKRAIVTLKSGTIDIFTAIG; this comes from the coding sequence ATGAGCGAGCAGGCATCTGTTCTCCAGACGGCCCTGAACAAGGACCCGCGCGACATCATCCTGAAGCCGGTCGTGTCCGAGAAGAGCTACGGTCTGATCGACGAGGGCAAGTACACCTTCCTCGTGGACCCGCGCGCTTCGAAGACCGAGATCAAGCTCGCCATCGAGAAGATCTTCGGCGTCAAGGTCGCAGGGGTCAACACCCTCAACCGCGTCGGCAAGGCTCGTCGCACCCGCTTCGGCACCGGCAAGCGCAAGGACACCAAGCGCGCCATCGTGACCCTGAAGTCGGGCACCATCGACATCTTCACGGCAATCGGCTGA